One Leptolyngbya sp. 'hensonii' DNA segment encodes these proteins:
- a CDS encoding type I polyketide synthase — protein MVSEQFFERLSQLSPKRLTLLAIELQSKLEALEQQAAEPIAIIGMGCRFPGGADSPEAFWELLRQGVDAITEVPASRWPIDQYYDPNPDAPGKVSTRWGGFIDAIDQFDPQVFGIAPREALSMDPQQRLLLEVAWEALEWAGYAPDRLEGSPVGVFVGLCNSDYFQLLATEDNQNIDAYLATGNAGSVASGRISYLLGLQGPSLTVDTACSSSLVAVHLAVQSLRQGECRMALTGGVNAILSPRTTITLSKAKMMAPDGRCKTFDAAANGFVRAEGCGLVVLKRLSDAIADGDTVLAVIRGSAVNQDGRSNGLTAPNGPSQESVLRQALANAGVGPEDMFYVEAHGTGTSLGDPIEIQALGAVLGEGRVPDRPLLVGSVKTNIGHLESAAGIAGLIKLVLAIQHREIPPHLHLQSLNSYIPWERWPIQIPTQATPWGAGEGRFLGGVSSFGFSGTNAHVILEAAPAPLPPQPASLQPRSRHLLTLSAKTREALMALAERYKTFLDAHPEVDLGDVCFTANTGRAQFSHRLSLMATSVSDLREKLSAAIGGEEMPGVMEGEVAGTHPPKLAFLFTGQGCQYPGMGRELYDSQPVFREALERCATLLQPYLERPLLEVLYGAETPLLDQTAYTQPALFALEYALAQMWQSWDVQPSIVMGHSVGEYVAACVAGVFSLEDGLKLIAARGRLMQALPPNGAMIAIMADEATIEPLLQAHPQVAIAAHNGPLNLVLSGPRQGIQTVTPLLEAQGIKVTPLKVSHAFHSPLMEPMLQEFGQIAATVAFQSPQIDLVSNLTGQVATAEVATPQYWVRHVRQAVRFAEGMETLRQQGYSLLIELGPKPVLLGMGRLCWPAGTGTWLPSLHPQLGDWEQLLHSLATLYNQGLEMNWARVDQDMGRRRLVLPTYPFQRQRYWIDPVAPAPPLPPLAGHPLLGQRLRSPALQDPVFQSSLSVQRPAFLDHHRIYGVPILPSPAYLEMAIAAALEAWGKAPASLTNFTIQEALILPEQGGLPVQTLLTPIGPDQAQFQVVSLTTGSDWKVHATGILHLQAEPGSQTIDLPTIQARCADQWDGQAYYEKLYELGLEFQSSFRGIRHLWRRDGEALGEMVLPPELQAETGSYRIHPAFLDACLHLLGAPLSRDLDTTYLLIGLDRLCLYQAPANQLWTHVVLQESEVTDQETFTGNMRLFNPEGNLVATLEGIHLKRADRATLMRAIQARPKDWLYQVEWQLQPDSDWQVSQPPDYLPTPDRLRQQLAPQVHQEYEQAELLAYGQLSPELDRLSAAYIGQALHQLGWTFSIGERVTADGLADQLGIVPAHRRLFSRLLEMLAEDGYLQVVEQGWQVVQRPEPIDLATQWQHLRYTYPAYDAELNLLGQCGPALGEVLQGTCDPLQLLFPNGSLAATEPLYQDSPFARAFNGLVQQTIATALANLPADRPLRVLEVGAGTGATTSYILSQLPVDRSTYVFTDLSPLFLDRARAKFRDYGFVQYQVLDIEQDPLQQELVGQSFDLVVAANVLHATTDLGQTMTHVRQLLAPNGLLVLLEGTEPQRWVDLTFGLTEGWWRFTDRTLRPHYPLISQAQWLELLQSLGFAATVVSSSATDGGAGNQTLILAQAPTRIPVSDRPTWLILCDQRGVGQALAEQLTQAGERCQLLSQGPTLVQQSPDRWQVDPTSEAFPALLQELLTLPTAAYRGVVHLWSLDIPRLDVLTLADLEASQQMGSGSALQVIQSLARIQNAAPLWLVTRAAQPVAGTTDLAVAQSPLWGLGRVIALEHPDRWGGLIDLEATASPQTAAHQILKSIRGRDGEDQIGWRNDRRYLARLVRRPVPLAQPIAWQAEGSYLITGGLGGLGLKVAHWMAQQGAGHLVLTGRQGLPDRTTWATIPPDSPNAAQIRALQAIEALGTTVTVVAVDVGDEAQMTALFQQFGQTCPPLRGVVHAAAAMSFWTLQEMPLTALEEMFRAKVIGTWLLHQLTQNLDLDFLLLFSSTTALLGASHLGHYAAANQFLDGLAHYRQSIGLPALSVNWGTWDEMRVASSQDQQRVAQFGLQQMASEQALGLLTDMLGDRQICQLTMAAIDWTTLKAAYEARRQRPFLQQIHLETPKKPAPVRTQVAAGPELVEKLASCRPGDRREVLVAYLQATVARVLGISPPTAIGVQQGLFEMGLDSLMSVELKGKLGAAIGQSLPSTLIFNYPTIQDLAGYFETDVLQPDSEVSRVTAAAGGGNTVSLQSLMEPQASGEPDLEEEDLSEDELAALLSEKLGQLESQSR, from the coding sequence ATGGTATCAGAACAATTTTTTGAGCGGCTTTCCCAACTCTCCCCCAAACGCCTGACCCTGCTGGCGATCGAGCTGCAGTCTAAATTGGAGGCTCTGGAGCAGCAGGCGGCTGAACCCATTGCCATTATTGGAATGGGATGCCGTTTTCCCGGTGGCGCAGACAGCCCGGAAGCTTTCTGGGAGCTCTTGCGCCAGGGTGTGGATGCGATTACGGAAGTGCCAGCCTCCCGCTGGCCGATTGATCAATACTATGACCCCAATCCCGATGCTCCTGGTAAGGTTTCGACCCGCTGGGGCGGCTTTATTGATGCGATCGATCAGTTTGACCCCCAGGTGTTTGGCATTGCCCCCCGGGAGGCCCTGAGTATGGACCCCCAGCAACGGTTGCTGCTGGAAGTGGCCTGGGAAGCGTTGGAGTGGGCCGGATATGCCCCCGATCGGCTGGAGGGGAGTCCTGTCGGAGTCTTTGTCGGTCTTTGCAATAGTGATTATTTTCAGTTGCTGGCCACAGAGGATAACCAGAATATTGATGCCTATCTGGCTACCGGGAATGCAGGCAGCGTGGCCTCCGGTCGGATTTCCTACCTGCTGGGATTGCAAGGCCCCAGTCTTACGGTTGATACGGCCTGTTCCTCCTCCCTGGTGGCGGTGCATCTGGCAGTTCAGAGTTTGCGCCAGGGAGAATGTCGCATGGCCCTGACGGGTGGGGTGAACGCGATTCTGTCTCCCCGAACCACTATCACCCTGTCTAAAGCCAAAATGATGGCCCCTGATGGCCGCTGTAAAACTTTTGATGCCGCCGCCAATGGCTTTGTCCGGGCAGAGGGTTGCGGTCTGGTGGTGTTGAAACGGCTCTCGGATGCGATCGCCGATGGAGACACTGTTCTGGCAGTGATTCGGGGTTCGGCGGTGAACCAGGATGGGCGCAGCAATGGGCTGACTGCCCCCAATGGTCCCTCCCAGGAATCAGTATTGCGGCAGGCCTTGGCCAATGCGGGGGTCGGGCCTGAGGACATGTTTTATGTAGAGGCCCATGGCACCGGCACTTCCCTGGGAGATCCGATCGAGATCCAGGCCCTGGGGGCAGTGCTGGGAGAGGGGCGGGTTCCCGATCGGCCCCTGTTGGTGGGCTCGGTCAAGACCAATATCGGGCATCTGGAGTCTGCCGCCGGAATTGCCGGTCTGATCAAACTGGTGCTGGCGATCCAACATCGAGAAATTCCGCCCCACCTGCACCTGCAGTCCCTGAATTCCTACATTCCCTGGGAGCGCTGGCCAATCCAGATTCCAACCCAGGCTACGCCCTGGGGAGCAGGAGAGGGCCGTTTTCTGGGGGGGGTGAGTTCCTTTGGCTTCAGTGGCACCAATGCCCATGTGATTCTGGAGGCAGCCCCCGCCCCCCTGCCGCCCCAACCTGCCAGTCTCCAGCCCCGATCGCGCCATCTTCTCACCCTCTCCGCCAAGACCCGCGAAGCCCTGATGGCCCTGGCAGAGCGCTACAAAACCTTCCTGGATGCCCATCCGGAGGTGGATCTGGGGGATGTCTGCTTCACTGCCAATACCGGGCGGGCCCAGTTCTCCCATCGCCTCAGTTTGATGGCGACCTCGGTGTCGGACCTGAGGGAAAAACTGAGCGCCGCGATCGGGGGTGAGGAAATGCCAGGGGTTATGGAGGGAGAGGTAGCAGGTACCCACCCGCCAAAATTGGCCTTCCTGTTTACAGGTCAGGGGTGCCAATATCCCGGCATGGGACGGGAACTCTACGACAGTCAGCCCGTCTTTCGGGAAGCACTGGAGCGCTGTGCTACCCTGCTGCAACCGTACCTGGAACGACCCCTGCTGGAAGTGCTGTATGGGGCAGAAACACCGCTCCTGGACCAGACCGCCTACACCCAACCTGCCCTGTTTGCCCTGGAGTATGCCCTGGCCCAGATGTGGCAATCCTGGGACGTGCAACCGAGCATAGTCATGGGCCATAGCGTAGGGGAATATGTGGCAGCCTGTGTGGCGGGAGTGTTCAGCCTGGAGGATGGGTTGAAGCTGATTGCGGCTAGAGGACGATTGATGCAGGCCCTGCCCCCGAATGGAGCCATGATCGCGATCATGGCGGATGAGGCGACGATCGAGCCCCTGTTGCAGGCCCATCCCCAGGTGGCGATCGCGGCCCACAATGGTCCCCTGAATCTGGTGCTGTCTGGTCCGCGTCAGGGGATCCAGACTGTCACTCCCCTGCTGGAAGCCCAGGGGATCAAGGTGACGCCTTTGAAAGTCTCCCATGCCTTCCACTCGCCCTTGATGGAGCCGATGTTGCAGGAGTTTGGGCAGATTGCGGCGACGGTCGCCTTCCAATCACCTCAAATTGATTTGGTTTCAAACCTGACGGGTCAGGTGGCCACAGCCGAGGTGGCCACGCCCCAATACTGGGTCCGCCATGTGCGGCAGGCCGTGCGTTTCGCTGAGGGGATGGAGACGTTGCGACAGCAGGGTTATTCCCTGTTGATCGAACTGGGTCCGAAGCCGGTGCTCCTGGGCATGGGACGACTGTGCTGGCCCGCAGGAACTGGCACCTGGTTGCCGTCCCTCCATCCCCAACTGGGAGACTGGGAACAACTGCTCCACAGTTTGGCCACTCTCTACAATCAGGGACTTGAGATGAATTGGGCCAGGGTAGACCAGGACATGGGTCGCCGCCGTCTGGTATTGCCCACCTACCCCTTCCAGCGTCAGCGCTACTGGATTGATCCTGTCGCCCCTGCCCCACCGCTCCCCCCCCTGGCCGGTCATCCCCTGCTGGGGCAACGGTTGCGATCGCCCGCATTACAGGACCCCGTCTTTCAGTCCAGCTTGAGTGTGCAGCGACCGGCTTTCCTGGACCATCACCGCATCTATGGTGTTCCAATTCTGCCTTCGCCTGCCTACCTGGAAATGGCGATCGCTGCCGCCCTCGAAGCCTGGGGTAAAGCCCCTGCCAGCCTGACAAACTTCACCATTCAGGAAGCCCTGATCCTACCGGAGCAGGGCGGTCTTCCGGTGCAGACCCTTTTGACGCCGATTGGGCCAGATCAGGCCCAGTTCCAGGTTGTGAGTCTGACGACGGGATCCGATTGGAAAGTCCATGCTACGGGCATCCTGCACTTACAGGCAGAGCCTGGATCCCAGACGATCGACCTCCCAACGATTCAGGCCCGCTGTGCCGACCAGTGGGACGGGCAGGCTTACTACGAAAAACTCTACGAGCTGGGGCTGGAGTTCCAGTCGAGTTTCCGGGGCATTCGCCACCTGTGGCGGCGGGATGGGGAAGCCCTCGGAGAGATGGTGTTGCCGCCCGAACTCCAGGCCGAAACTGGGTCTTATCGAATTCATCCCGCTTTTCTGGATGCCTGTCTGCATCTGTTGGGGGCACCCCTGTCCCGCGATCTGGACACCACCTATCTCCTGATTGGCCTTGATCGCCTCTGCCTGTACCAGGCTCCGGCCAACCAGCTCTGGACCCATGTGGTGCTGCAGGAGAGTGAGGTTACGGACCAGGAAACCTTCACCGGCAATATGCGGCTGTTTAATCCAGAGGGCAATTTGGTGGCAACTCTGGAGGGAATTCACCTGAAACGGGCCGATCGGGCAACCCTGATGCGGGCCATTCAAGCCCGTCCGAAGGACTGGCTGTATCAGGTGGAGTGGCAACTGCAGCCAGATTCTGATTGGCAAGTCAGCCAGCCCCCCGATTATCTGCCGACCCCCGATCGCCTGCGACAACAGTTAGCGCCCCAGGTGCACCAAGAGTACGAGCAGGCAGAGCTACTGGCCTATGGTCAGTTGAGTCCGGAACTGGATCGGTTAAGCGCGGCCTATATCGGGCAGGCGTTGCACCAGTTAGGTTGGACCTTTTCGATCGGAGAGCGGGTGACTGCCGATGGGTTGGCGGACCAGTTGGGCATTGTCCCGGCCCATCGCCGTCTCTTCAGCCGCCTCCTGGAGATGCTGGCCGAAGATGGCTATTTGCAAGTGGTGGAACAGGGCTGGCAGGTCGTCCAGCGCCCTGAACCGATCGATCTGGCCACCCAGTGGCAGCACCTGCGGTATACTTATCCGGCTTATGATGCTGAACTGAACCTGCTGGGCCAATGCGGTCCGGCCCTGGGGGAGGTGCTGCAGGGAACTTGCGATCCGCTCCAGTTACTTTTCCCCAATGGCTCCCTGGCGGCTACCGAACCGCTCTACCAGGATTCGCCTTTTGCCCGGGCTTTTAACGGACTGGTCCAACAGACGATCGCCACTGCCCTGGCCAACCTGCCCGCCGATCGGCCCCTACGGGTGCTGGAAGTGGGGGCAGGCACTGGAGCCACCACGTCCTATATCCTGTCCCAATTGCCGGTTGATCGCAGCACCTATGTCTTCACCGATCTATCGCCCCTGTTCCTCGATCGGGCCAGGGCCAAGTTTCGCGACTATGGTTTTGTCCAGTATCAGGTACTCGACATTGAGCAGGATCCGTTGCAGCAGGAGCTAGTCGGACAATCTTTTGACCTGGTGGTGGCGGCGAATGTGCTCCATGCCACCACCGATCTGGGCCAGACTATGACCCATGTCCGGCAATTGCTGGCCCCCAACGGCCTGCTGGTGTTGCTGGAAGGGACGGAACCGCAACGCTGGGTCGATCTGACCTTTGGCCTGACAGAGGGTTGGTGGCGCTTCACCGATCGGACCCTGCGGCCCCACTACCCCCTGATCAGTCAGGCTCAGTGGCTGGAATTGCTGCAATCCCTGGGTTTTGCGGCTACGGTGGTCAGTTCGTCCGCCACAGACGGCGGAGCCGGGAATCAGACCCTGATCCTGGCCCAGGCTCCCACCCGGATTCCTGTCTCCGATCGACCCACCTGGCTGATTCTTTGTGACCAGCGTGGTGTGGGTCAGGCCCTGGCCGAGCAGTTGACCCAGGCTGGGGAGCGCTGTCAGTTGCTTTCCCAGGGACCGACGCTAGTTCAACAGTCCCCAGACCGATGGCAGGTTGATCCGACCTCAGAGGCTTTTCCTGCCCTGCTGCAGGAGCTCCTGACGCTGCCCACCGCCGCTTATCGGGGTGTCGTGCATCTCTGGAGTCTGGATATTCCGAGGCTGGATGTCCTGACCCTGGCGGATCTGGAAGCCAGTCAGCAGATGGGGAGTGGTAGTGCCCTGCAGGTGATCCAGTCCCTGGCCCGGATCCAGAATGCGGCCCCCCTCTGGCTGGTGACCCGTGCGGCCCAGCCTGTGGCCGGAACAACCGACCTGGCTGTCGCCCAGAGTCCACTTTGGGGCCTGGGACGGGTAATCGCCCTGGAGCATCCCGATCGCTGGGGGGGGCTGATCGACCTGGAGGCTACAGCATCTCCCCAAACGGCGGCCCACCAGATTCTGAAGAGCATCCGAGGTCGGGATGGGGAAGATCAGATCGGCTGGCGGAACGATCGGCGCTATCTGGCCCGATTGGTGCGCCGCCCTGTTCCCCTGGCCCAACCCATTGCCTGGCAGGCTGAAGGCAGTTACCTGATTACGGGTGGGTTGGGAGGATTGGGGTTGAAGGTAGCTCACTGGATGGCCCAACAGGGGGCGGGTCATCTGGTACTGACGGGACGGCAGGGGCTCCCCGATCGAACCACCTGGGCCACCATCCCTCCAGACAGTCCAAATGCTGCTCAGATCCGGGCGCTTCAGGCGATCGAGGCTCTGGGGACGACTGTGACAGTGGTGGCGGTGGATGTGGGGGATGAGGCCCAGATGACAGCTCTGTTCCAGCAATTTGGCCAGACCTGTCCCCCCTTGCGGGGTGTGGTCCATGCTGCTGCCGCCATGAGCTTCTGGACGCTGCAGGAGATGCCTCTGACAGCGCTGGAGGAAATGTTCCGGGCCAAAGTGATAGGCACCTGGCTGCTGCACCAGTTGACCCAGAACCTGGATCTGGATTTTCTGCTGCTGTTCTCCTCTACTACGGCCCTGTTGGGGGCCAGCCACTTGGGCCACTATGCGGCAGCGAACCAGTTTCTGGATGGACTGGCCCATTACCGGCAAAGCATCGGGCTACCGGCCCTCAGCGTCAACTGGGGCACTTGGGATGAAATGCGGGTGGCCTCCAGTCAGGATCAACAGCGGGTGGCCCAGTTTGGGCTCCAGCAAATGGCGTCTGAGCAGGCTCTGGGCCTACTCACTGACATGTTGGGAGATCGGCAGATCTGTCAGTTGACCATGGCGGCGATCGATTGGACCACCCTCAAAGCCGCCTATGAGGCTCGTCGGCAGCGGCCTTTCCTGCAACAGATTCACCTGGAAACTCCGAAAAAACCAGCCCCTGTCAGAACTCAGGTGGCAGCGGGTCCAGAGCTGGTGGAAAAACTGGCCTCCTGTCGTCCCGGCGATCGTCGGGAGGTGTTGGTCGCTTATCTGCAGGCAACTGTGGCCAGGGTGCTGGGGATTTCCCCACCAACGGCGATCGGGGTGCAGCAGGGTCTCTTTGAAATGGGACTGGATTCCTTGATGTCTGTGGAGTTAAAAGGGAAGCTGGGAGCCGCGATCGGACAATCTCTCCCGTCCACCCTGATTTTCAACTACCCCACGATTCAGGATTTGGCCGGGTATTTCGAGACCGACGTGCTGCAGCCAGATTCAGAGGTTTCTAGGGTCACCGCTGCAGCGGGTGGCGGCAATACAGTCTCACTTCAAAGTCTGATGGAGCCTCAGGCGAGTGGTGAGCCAGATCTGGAAGAGGAGGATCTCTCAGAAGACGAGTTAGCGGCGCTCCTGTCTGAAAAACTGGGTCAACTGGAGTCTCAATCCCGATGA
- a CDS encoding DMT family transporter, with translation MMKTTLQALRNRIGRDGVLLIVLSTFIWALMESLAGLMVTQGNSHDLLFQTVWVRYGTHLVFMTLVFIPRQSQRLLQTTRFRLQLLRPLTMIGMPLCFILGTGKLSATNVFTVFWLIPILTLGLAAILLRERVPGHYWMTVLVSFIGILFIFHPNRQILSGYALLPLISALCFSLYLVMTRMLQEEWTPTSLFYSALVVFVPWSFALPSFWQPLGWLNLLIMATIGLLGYVTLYCLDKACESTSISKLAFFLYTQPIFQIALHALLFHSYPGAGALLGCLVLLITGTYFLILDNRRIPGPSL, from the coding sequence ATGATGAAAACCACCCTACAGGCATTAAGAAACAGAATTGGGCGCGATGGCGTCCTGCTGATAGTGTTATCTACCTTTATCTGGGCCTTGATGGAATCCCTGGCCGGATTGATGGTTACCCAGGGTAATAGCCACGATTTGCTGTTCCAAACTGTCTGGGTCCGCTATGGCACTCACCTGGTCTTTATGACTCTGGTGTTTATCCCCCGCCAGTCCCAGCGCTTGCTCCAAACCACTCGGTTCCGGCTGCAACTGCTGCGTCCTCTGACCATGATTGGGATGCCACTATGTTTTATTCTGGGCACCGGAAAGCTGTCTGCAACCAATGTGTTTACAGTGTTTTGGCTAATTCCAATTCTGACGCTGGGATTGGCAGCAATACTTTTACGGGAGAGGGTTCCGGGGCATTACTGGATGACCGTACTCGTCAGCTTTATTGGGATATTGTTTATCTTCCATCCCAATCGCCAGATTCTCAGCGGGTATGCTCTGCTACCTCTGATATCTGCCTTATGTTTCAGTCTTTACCTGGTCATGACCCGGATGCTACAGGAGGAATGGACCCCCACCAGCTTGTTTTACAGTGCTCTGGTGGTGTTTGTGCCCTGGAGTTTTGCCCTGCCCAGTTTCTGGCAACCTCTGGGATGGCTTAATTTGCTGATCATGGCCACGATCGGTCTTCTGGGCTACGTTACCCTTTACTGCTTGGATAAAGCCTGCGAAAGCACCTCGATTTCAAAACTGGCTTTCTTCCTTTATACCCAACCTATTTTTCAAATTGCCCTGCATGCCCTTCTCTTTCACAGCTATCCGGGAGCTGGAGCTCTCTTAGGATGTCTGGTTTTGCTGATTACCGGAACCTATTTTCTCATCCTTGACAATCGCCGGATCCCCGGCCCGTCCCTCTAG